The genomic interval CCTCACTCATTCAGCCCATGGCCGTTGGCGCCTTTCCCGTGCCGAATTATGAGCTGGCCAACAACGAATTCCAAGGCGTAGCCAGTGGAGGCGAATGGAGCGGAATTGAAATCGGCGACAAGAAGGCCGTCTATCTGAATATGCAGTATGCTCTTGGTGAGGAACAGACCCAGACGCAGGTCTTCTTTTCCATTGTGGTCCTGACCGATTCCATCGCCGCCGACGGATACAGCCATGCGGAGCTCTTTGTGAATTCCCGAAACCACCCGCATTATTCGGGTGAAGGATTTGTGCTTACCAAGACCAATCCCGTTGAGTTCATCGCCTTCGAAACCGCCGATCACAACGCCTATGCCTTGGTCAATATGCGCCTGTTTGATCTTCGAATTGGCCGCGTGGTGCTCATCGCCCCGCAAACCGATGGTTCCTTCCGTTCCCTGCAGCTTTCCACCAAAGCCAACTCTCCAGGAGAGATGGATAGCTATATCAAGGAGCTCCTACGGAGCGATAAGCAAGTGAAGGAGTTCTTTCAAGCAGAGGGAGCAATCTAAAAGGAGTCGAATGGCTTCTGAATCCATAACTTTAGTTTCAAGTCAATTCTAAAAGTGCACATGGCAAGGAAACATTCGTATACAATTACGCATAGCAATAATACCTCGGAGAAAGAGGCTATTCATTTTTTGACAAGTACAGAGAGTTCGTTCATTTACCCTGACAAGGAAAGTAGAAAGCGTATTCTTGAATTAATGGAAATCGATAAGAAGTTTTCCAGAGCTTTTGACCTAGTTCAAGTCGAGGGGCATAATAGCCTAGAAAACGTTATCAAAGTTGAGGAAAAGTCCAAGATTACTTTGATAGAATTGAAGACCACCAAGAAAAAACTGCCTAATAATCCACGAGGATTCTTTTTTGGAGCAACTGAAAACGAATTTGACTTAGCGAGATTGATGGGGCGTCAATTTAAGTTCTGTTTTGTATCTCTTCATCCAGAATCTTTAGGATATAAACTATTAACTCTTGAAGCCTTAGAGTCGATAATTAGAACCAAGAGAATTCAATATCAGATTAATCTGAAAGCCTGATGTCGTTGGTTGTTTAGGAAAAGGATGGACCGCGGAAACTAAACGAAACCCCCATCCCATTTCGTTACCTTGTAAGAGATATGCGCATGAACCCCCTAAACCTCATCCTGGCCCTAAGTACCACGGCCATCACAGCAGCCCTCACCACCGCCTGCACTCCCGAAGAGGACCCGCCAGCGGACGACACCGGCATCCTCTACACCATGCCGGAAGAGAGCGGGCCCCATGAAGGCACCTGGCTGCAATGGCCCCACCAGTATCAGTTCGGCATCGCCTACCGCAACGAGAATGACGCCACCTGGGTCGCCATGACCGATGCCCTTCAATCCGGTGAAAAAGTTCACATCATCGCCTACAACGACACTGATAAAACGCGTATCGAAAACCTCCTGATCGCCAACGGAACCCCGCTTGATAATGTCGACTTCTACATCCATCCAACCGATGATGTTTGGATCCGCGACAGCGGCCCCATCTTCGTACACGACCAGCAAGGCAACCTCGTCATCCAAGATTGGGGCTTCAACGCCTGGGGTGAAAAAGACGACTGGTTCTCCGGTCAGCCCCTCGGCTACGCCAACTGCGATGTCATCCCCGCCAAGATCGGCCAAGAACAAAACCGACCAGTCATCAACCTGAACGATGTCATGATCAACGAAGGGGGGAGTGTGGTCCTCGACGGCAACGGAACTCTGATGGCCTGCAAGAGCTCCATCCTCAATGACAACCGCAACCCGGGCCTCTCACGGGCCGATGCCGAATCCATCTTCATCCAATACCTCGGAGTCACCCACTTCATTTGGCTCGAAGGCCAAGCCGGCCTAGAAGTCACCGACCAGCACATCGATGGTTTTGCCGTCTTCGGCAATGACACCACCATCGTCACCATGAGCCCCGCAGATCTCCTCAACTACGATGTCCAGCAAAGCGACATCGACCTCCTGTATGCCGCCACCAACAAAGACGGCGATCCCTACACCTTCCTTCAAGTCCCCTTGACCCAAAATAACGTGGTGAAAACCAACGGCCAGAACCTCGGCTTTCCGGGCTCCTACATCAACTACTACGTCGCCAACGACGTCGTCCTGGTGCCCAACTACAACGACCCCAACGATACCGTGGCCAACGGCATCATCCAGACCCTATATCCCAACCGCACCGTCGTGGGCATTGACGTCCGCAACCTCTACGAGTATGGGGGCATGGTCCACTGCGTCACCCAGCAGCAGCCTTTGGACTAAGTAAGCTGAGTTGATGAGGTTTTGGGCCTACGGCCCGATGGGACAGCGCTTAATACCTGAATTTTTCCTAAGAGTTTTCCATGAAAACCGATTAGGCTTCCCCTTTTTACCAACTTCAATAGTGAGTAACGGGATCGAACCGCCGGATAAGCCTGAGTTCTGTTGTGATTTTGTATAATCAGAGCACTTGAGCTTATCCGGGGGAATACCCATCAAAAGGCGAACACAAAATCAATTCACATAGAACTGGATAAGTGCAATTGTGCTTATCCGGAAGTTGGGGGCAATATGGCAAAACTCAGTTTCAGCTGATTTATTACCAAATGGTAACAGTAGCCGAAAGACAGACTAATAGCTTTGTCGTGTAATATCTAAATAAGGAATTATGCGAATCATAACTTTATTAACTCTGATTTTTATGGCGACAACACTTTCACGAGCTCAAGAAAAAAAATACCCTAAAACAGTTGTTTCGGTTGACGTTGATAGCAAACTTTCTTTGAAGGAATCTTTCGAGTACATAGTTCCTATAGACTTGGAACATATTTTCAATGAACCGTATAAAATGATTCCTAAAATTGACAGTACTAGCAATAGAGAAGCGTGGTTTACCCCGAATGAGAACAGAATCGTTTATTTCAATGATGGAAGCACTTCTCAGGAAGAACTTTTGAGTGTGACTCCACCTTCAGGATTTACTTATAAAGTGACTGGTTTCACTTCTTCGTTGAGAATGCTAATCAAGCAAATCAATGGAAGTTGGACATTTAAAGAAACAGGGGACGGTAAAATCCACATCGAATGGACTTATGAATTCGTACCAAAAAACTTCTTTGCTCGTTTTCTAGTAAAAAATGTAGTTATTAAACAGATAAAAGTTCCTATGACTAACGCCTTGAACATCATGAAACAGGAATTGGAAAGCGGAGAGCTATACCAATACAAAAGACGAGTAGGAAACTGGTAGCATATGGATGGCATTATTAACTACTTACTGCAATACGACCAACTCAATGCTCAGCAAATTGAATTAATAAAAAGTAGTCTTAGGGTTGTTGAACTAAAATCCGATGAATACTTCTCAGAAGCGGGCAAGATTGCGAATAGAATCGCATTCGTTAACAATGGAATTCTGAGAGTATGCTACTACAACAAAGAAGGAGACGAAATAACGAGATACTTTATAGATGAACTGAATTTTGCTGTTGACTTAAATAGCTATAATGGACGTGTTCCATCAACTGAATACATTCAAGCCATTGTTCCAACAACTCTATTGACTTTGAATCGTGAAGATATGCAGAATCTTTCCAATACTATTGTGAATTGGGATAACATCATTGCCAAAGTCTCTAATAAAGCGTTAATGGAAAAAGTAAACCGCATCAGTCCTATGTTAGCAGAAGACGCTAAAACTAGATATTTAGAGTTTTTTGACAGATTTCCTTCCCTTGCAAATCGAATACCGCTGAACTACTTAGCTTCATACATTGGAATTACAAAAAACTCCCTGAGCAGAATTCGGAAGGAAATTGTGAAGTGAAATACTGCCCCCAACAACACCTATACGCAATTCCCTGCGGGACACTGCGCATAGCCAAACCGTTGTTGCCTAAACCTCCGCCACCGTAAACATACTTCCGCCCACAAAAACTTCGCCTCGGTGAGGTTTTGCGACAACTTCAGAGGCAGCGACAGCTTCTTTTATGGTAGGGTAGACTTCTCCTACCAAGTCATATTTTCTGAATTGTTCAGATAAATCCTTCGCCAGCATCGCCCT from Cryomorphaceae bacterium carries:
- a CDS encoding Crp/Fnr family transcriptional regulator, whose translation is MDGIINYLLQYDQLNAQQIELIKSSLRVVELKSDEYFSEAGKIANRIAFVNNGILRVCYYNKEGDEITRYFIDELNFAVDLNSYNGRVPSTEYIQAIVPTTLLTLNREDMQNLSNTIVNWDNIIAKVSNKALMEKVNRISPMLAEDAKTRYLEFFDRFPSLANRIPLNYLASYIGITKNSLSRIRKEIVK
- a CDS encoding agmatine deiminase family protein translates to MPEESGPHEGTWLQWPHQYQFGIAYRNENDATWVAMTDALQSGEKVHIIAYNDTDKTRIENLLIANGTPLDNVDFYIHPTDDVWIRDSGPIFVHDQQGNLVIQDWGFNAWGEKDDWFSGQPLGYANCDVIPAKIGQEQNRPVINLNDVMINEGGSVVLDGNGTLMACKSSILNDNRNPGLSRADAESIFIQYLGVTHFIWLEGQAGLEVTDQHIDGFAVFGNDTTIVTMSPADLLNYDVQQSDIDLLYAATNKDGDPYTFLQVPLTQNNVVKTNGQNLGFPGSYINYYVANDVVLVPNYNDPNDTVANGIIQTLYPNRTVVGIDVRNLYEYGGMVHCVTQQQPLD
- a CDS encoding SRPBCC family protein; its protein translation is MATTLSRAQEKKYPKTVVSVDVDSKLSLKESFEYIVPIDLEHIFNEPYKMIPKIDSTSNREAWFTPNENRIVYFNDGSTSQEELLSVTPPSGFTYKVTGFTSSLRMLIKQINGSWTFKETGDGKIHIEWTYEFVPKNFFARFLVKNVVIKQIKVPMTNALNIMKQELESGELYQYKRRVGNW